The region TGCGTTTACACCATCCGCTTCGGCGTTGCCCCATACTGCTGCTTGTAGGCTTTGATAAAGTGCGATACGCTTTCGTAGCCAATTTCCATACTTACTTCCGAGACGTTCTTGTCGGTGTTGCGGAGTAGGAAATGGGCGTGTTCGAGCCGTTTCCGGCGTATCCAGTGGCCGGGTGAAGTATGGAAATGTTCCTCAAAATCCCGCTTGAACGCCGACAGGCTTCGACCCGAAAGCCTCGACAACTCGTTCATGGATAAAGGCTTCAGGAAGTACGTGCTCATAAGGTAGTCGAGGTCGGTTTTCTGACCCTGGTAAATGTGCCAGAGAATGGCCCGCAGATGTTCGGCGGTGTCTAGCTCGAGCAGATGAATGAGCAATTCCTGAGATTTAAGCCGAAGTAGTTCGTTCAGGAAAGGTGTTTTCGCGCCGAAATAGGGGAGCAGCGAATTGATAAAGGTGTCGAATGTAGCCGATGCGGTAAAGGCCAGAATAGGATCGTCGGGGAGGGGCGTTTGCTGGCTTTCAAACAGGTTCAGGTGCTGGCCGACAAACTCTTTCAGCGATTTCTCATTGACGAAAAATACCAGGCTCTTGTAGTTCGCGTCAATGGATTCGTTCATGGAGTAGCAGCCCCGCTGAAAGAAGAGGATCTGGCCTTTGTGTACGTGCAACTCCTGCGTGGGCGAACTGAATTTTTTCTCGCCTTCCAGCACGACAATGACGGCGTGTTCTTCAAAAAAAACCTCGTTCCGTTCGGGATATACGTCGCTGCGGTAGGCCACAAACGTCATCTCCGAACCGTCGGGCCGCTGAATGTTCAGGGATTGAAACTGATTGGCCTGAATGGAGGAGGGGACACGGAGCATGGTACTGAGGATTCTACATAAACTGCTGGCATTTATTTCAGTTTATGCAACTACACCAAAAACTGGAACAAGTCGGGTTGGTCATTCAGGTACTCGAACACGATATAAAATACATATTAGGTTGTGTAAGTTCGGTATCGAATATGAATACGATCTGTACGCTTCTCTGCAATCAGCAAAAAAGGTAATTGATAATCTATATCCGTAGCAAGAATAGCCTGAAGCGTTGGTATATGTATATTACCAATCAGGTGACCAGGGTGAAGTCGAATAATCCCGATAAACGGCTGCTTGTTTTTGAAAATTAGTGTTCCGAAATCATCATCTAATGTTAAAACAATGCGATTCTGGTTATATGCGTACGATAATATTACGTAGTCTGGGGTGTTGCCCAGGCCAACATCATTAATATGAGCAACATCGAAACCGTTGTCGCGTAATGTATTTACCAGTATCGGGTTAATATTTTCGTCAGCCAGAATGGCAAAGTCTGTTAACTTCATCAGGCTGCTATATCGACATCAATGATACGTTCGCTTCTTAATGCATTGATTGCGTACCGAACGGCCTCCTGAACAGCATCAGTGGAAAGCTGGGGAAACTCGCGCACAATATCTGCAACGGATGCCCCATTAGCCACCGTTTCCAAAATCAGCTCTACACTGATACGCGTTCCTTTTATACAAGGCTTTCCCCCTAATATACCTGGTGTGGAAATAATATGTTGATAGACCATAAGAAGGCTTTTTACACTAATTTACACCAAAAACTGAAACAAGTCGGGTTGGTCGTTCAGGTATTCGAACACGATGTTCTGGTCATGCATTCGCCGAATGAGCGGCTCAAAATCTTCCCGGTTCTTTAACTCGATGCCAACAACTGCCGGACCCGTTTCGCGGTTTGTTTTCTTGGCGTACTCAAAGCGGCTGATGTCATCGTTAGGCCCCAACACGTTCAGGAAGTCGCGGAAGGCACCGGCCCGTTGCGGAAACCGGATGATGAAATAGTGTTTCAGCCCTTCATACAGCAAAGAACGTTCCTTTATTTCTTCCGTTCGGGTGATGTCGTTGTTACCACCACCGACCAGACAAACCACGTTTTTACCTTTGATTTCGTCTTTCAGGAAATCCAGCGCAGCAATGGTCAGGGCACCAGCCGGTTCGGCAACGATGGCTTCTTCGTTATAGAGTTGCAGGATGGTCGTGCAAACTTTGCCTTCTGGAATCAACACGACCCGATCCAGATTTTGACGGCATATCTCAAACGTGGTATCGCCAACCCGCTTTACAGCGGCTCCATCCACGAATTTGTCGATCTTATCGAGCGTAACGACGTGACCTTCCTCCATAGCCACTTTCATACTTGGCGAGCCGAGCGGTTCCACGCCGATGAGTTTCGTTTTAGGGCTCAGCTGCTTAAAAACCGTCGACACCCCCGAGGCTAAACCACCTCCGCCAATGGCCATGAGCAGGTAGTCGATTTTGAAATTAGAATCTTTGAAAATCTCCAGCCCAACGGTTCCTTGCCCTTCCATTACCTGCACATCATCGAAGGGATGGACAAAGGTGCTTTCGTGGGTCTCGACAAATTCCATGGCGGCATGGTAAGCGTCGTCATACGTATCGCCTACCAGAACGACCTCCACGAACTCTTTGCCGAAGAGTTTTACCTGTTTCACCTTTTGGTTGGGCGTGGTCGTCGGCATGAATATGGTGCCATGAACGGCCATTTTACGGCAGGCATAGGCCAGCCCCTGGGCGTGGTTACCGGCACTGGCGCAAACAACACCTTTAGACAAG is a window of Spirosoma linguale DSM 74 DNA encoding:
- a CDS encoding transcriptional regulator, AraC family (PFAM: helix-turn-helix- domain containing protein AraC type~SMART: Helix-turn-helix, AraC domain~KEGG: cla:Cla_0123 conserved hypothetical protein, putative transcriptional regulator (AraC family)), which encodes MLRVPSSIQANQFQSLNIQRPDGSEMTFVAYRSDVYPERNEVFFEEHAVIVVLEGEKKFSSPTQELHVHKGQILFFQRGCYSMNESIDANYKSLVFFVNEKSLKEFVGQHLNLFESQQTPLPDDPILAFTASATFDTFINSLLPYFGAKTPFLNELLRLKSQELLIHLLELDTAEHLRAILWHIYQGQKTDLDYLMSTYFLKPLSMNELSRLSGRSLSAFKRDFEEHFHTSPGHWIRRKRLEHAHFLLRNTDKNVSEVSMEIGYESVSHFIKAYKQQYGATPKRMV
- a CDS encoding threonine dehydratase (TIGRFAM: threonine dehydratase~PFAM: Pyridoxal-5'-phosphate-dependent protein beta subunit; Threonine dehydratase domain protein~KEGG: hypothetical protein ; K01754 threonine dehydratase) — protein: MSTVVKGEKKFTFPDLDNIYLAAERLRGVAVHTPLQENINLSDRYGAKIFLKREDLQVVRSYKIRGAYNKMASLPQEALSKGVVCASAGNHAQGLAYACRKMAVHGTIFMPTTTPNQKVKQVKLFGKEFVEVVLVGDTYDDAYHAAMEFVETHESTFVHPFDDVQVMEGQGTVGLEIFKDSNFKIDYLLMAIGGGGLASGVSTVFKQLSPKTKLIGVEPLGSPSMKVAMEEGHVVTLDKIDKFVDGAAVKRVGDTTFEICRQNLDRVVLIPEGKVCTTILQLYNEEAIVAEPAGALTIAALDFLKDEIKGKNVVCLVGGGNNDITRTEEIKERSLLYEGLKHYFIIRFPQRAGAFRDFLNVLGPNDDISRFEYAKKTNRETGPAVVGIELKNREDFEPLIRRMHDQNIVFEYLNDQPDLFQFLV
- a CDS encoding hypothetical protein (KEGG: dol:Dole_1815 hypothetical protein); translated protein: MKLTDFAILADENINPILVNTLRDNGFDVAHINDVGLGNTPDYVILSYAYNQNRIVLTLDDDFGTLIFKNKQPFIGIIRLHPGHLIGNIHIPTLQAILATDIDYQLPFLLIAEKRTDRIHIRYRTYTT
- a CDS encoding protein of unknown function DUF433 (PFAM: protein of unknown function DUF433~KEGG: rpe:RPE_2627 protein of unknown function DUF433) translates to MVYQHIISTPGILGGKPCIKGTRISVELILETVANGASVADIVREFPQLSTDAVQEAVRYAINALRSERIIDVDIAA